The genomic DNA CCCGGCCGTAGTTTCCCGCGGGCTCCGGGCGGCCCGGGGGCAGGGCCGGGCTCGGACTACGCAGGGCGGAGCCCCGGAGAGACGCGGCCGACCCGCCCCGGCCCATAatcggcgccgccgccgccgccaagaCCGAGCGCAGGAGCTCGGACCCGAGGCCGCCGCCGGGCCCCGAACCCCGCCCGCCATGCCCGCGCCCCGCGCTCTGGCGGCCGGCGCGCCAGCACCTGGGAAGGCCGCGCTCACGCACCCGGGGAAGGCGATCCTGGCAGGTGGGGCACGCGCACGCGGACCCCGACCCCCACCCGACCCCGCCGCGTTTCCGGGTGGGCCCGGGACACCGGCTTTGCCGCGCTTCCGGGCGGGCCCGGGCCCCTCCGCGTGTCCCCCCGGGCCCCCCGCTAGGACCGCAGGAGGGGCGTGGGCCCGGCTCCCGGGCGGCGGGCAAAGTCCgggcgggggcaggggaggggcacgccgggagggagggggaggggtctcAGCGCGGTCCGGGTCTCGGTCCTTCCCCGCAGGCGGCCTGGCGGGTGGCATCGAAATCTGCATCACCTTTCCCACCGAGTATGTGAAAACGCAGCTACAGCTGGACGAGCGCTCGCACCCACCGCGCTACCGGGGCATCGGTGAGTGGGGGCGGCCGGCGAGGGCGGGCAGGCCGGCGGGTGGGGTCGCtgaccgccccctcccccaggggacTGCGTGCGGCAGACGGTCCGCAACCATGGCGTCCTGGGCCTGTACCGCGGCCTCAGCTCCCTGCTCTACGGCTCCATTCCGAAGGCGGCCGTCAGGTGAGGCGGGCTCGGGGCCCCGGGGCCGCGGGAGGGAGTCCCGGCCCCGCGGCGGCCCCTCTCATGCTTCTGCCTCCCACCGCAGGTTCGGGATGTTCGAGTTTCTCAGCAACCACATGCGGGACGCCCAGGGACGGCTGGACAGCACGCGCGGGCTGCTGTGCGGCCTGGGCGCTGGTGTGGCCGAGGCCGTGGTGGTCGTGTGCCCCATGGAGACCATCAAGGTGGGCAGGTCTCGGTAGGGGACAGGCGTGAGAGAGGGCCGGGGTGGTGGCCTTGTGCCCGGTGGAGACCATCAAGGTGGGCAGGGGTCTGCCTGGGGAGCCTGGAGCAGGAGGCCCACTGGAAGAGCCTTCTGTGGACTGGATTCTATTCTGGAGGCAGTGGGAAGACAAGGTCTTAAAAAACTTACGAGCACAAACCATAAGGTAACACGTGTTTGCTGCCTAAGTTGTGGGGAAAAACCAGCAGACATGACGGCAGAGGCTCTTCGGTAAGGTGGCCCTCTTGCTCCTGGGGCCACGTGTCTCAGAGGCCAGGTGTGCCCTTGCCCTGACCCTTGGGAGCCAGCGCCTTTGCTTCCCTCTTTCTCAGGTGAAGTTCATCCATGACCAgacctcccccagccccaaatACAGAGGATTCTTCCACGGGGTCAGGGAGATCGTGCGGGAACAAGGTGAGCCACTCAGCCTTACCCTCAGGTGTGGTTAGGGACCTGGGTCCGGCTGGAAACAGCTGGCACCTCCCCTTCCTGCCTTGGCGCTCCTGCGGGCTGGGGCCTGGAGGCGTCAGTGTGACCGCAGTGCCTGCCTGCCCCAGGGCTAAAGGGGACGTACCAGGGCCTCACGGCCACCGTGCTGAAGCAGGGATCCAACCAGGCCATTCGATTCTTCGTCATGACCTCCTTGCGCAACTGGTACCGAGGTGCGTCTGTTCCCCAAGACCCTACCTCCAGGCCTGGAACCCAGCCCTTGTCCTCCGTCCCCTTCTGATCGCAGCCCTCACGCCCATCCAGGGGACAACCCCAACAAGCCCATGAACCCGCTCATCACTGGCGTGTTTGGAGCCATCGCGGGCGCAGCCAGTGTCTTCGGGAACACTCCTCTGGACGTGATCAAGACCCGGATGcaggtgggggcggggcctgggcgggACCGGGAAGGGGTGGGACTGGCTGCTGAATCCCGCAGCTGCTGGTGTTCTGCAGGGCCTGGAGGCGCACAAGTACCGCAACACGTGGGACTGCGGCCTGCAGATCCTGAGGAACGAGGGGCCCAAGGCgtgagtgggggaggggcagggctgccgtccccaccccaggcccccgCCTTCCACCTGGGTCACACCTCACCTCCTGTCCACCCATCCCAGGCCCTCCCTTTGTCCTGTCCCCAGGGAGTCTGCTCTTTCTGCTCTTGCTCCTCCCTCGGATCTCTGGACCCACCCACACTTTCCAGACACGCTAGCTTCATCTTCTCTTCACCCTCCCCCCTCAGGTTCTACAAGGGCACCGTCCCCCGCCTGGGCCGGGTGTGCCTGGACGTGGCCATCGTGTTCGTCATCTATGACGAGGTGGTGAAGCTGCTCAACAAAGTGTGGAAGACAGACTGAGCCCCGGGGTCTGCGCATGGGCTGCTCCCAGCGCCCCCTTCTCACATTGCAGTGCAGTCGTGCCAAAAGGCCCCCTTCTCCTGTCCCTTACAGTCCATGGCCCAGGGCTGTCCCCTGTGGCCATCGGGTCCATGTGTCCCCTGTGGTCTGTATGACACCACCGTGGTGTCCATGTGTCCAGCTGAGACCGGGTGTTCCTCTGGCCTGTGAATCTGTGCCCACTTGTCCACGTGCTTACTCGTATGCCTGTGTTTCATGTTTCGTGTTCTGTGACCCTGTGCCCCACTTCCCGGGGtgcctgtgtggccttgggtcaCGGCCCTGTAGCCATGGCCTGGTCCCAGCCCGGTGCCTTCCACCCTGGGCAGCAGGGGCATCACCCTGGCCTACCACAGCTGCCTCTGGGCCTCAGCCTGGCCTCACTGCATTCCAGGGGCTGCGTACCCCCCGCTTCTCCCGCCACTGGCCTTAACCAGCCCTTGGGCCCTCCCTCCGCCCAGGACAGGGTGGCACCTGCCACTCTCAGGACCACCCTTCCGAGGCAGAATAAACTGGATCCTGTTGCAGCCTCTTGTCCCTGTGTCAGCCCATCTGTGGGTGGGCAGTGGTGGCCACACCTCTGCCAAGGGCAGGCCCACTCCTCATCCGAGGACACTGTTGGGGCCAGGCAGGCTGGTGGGCAAGCGAGCTGTGGCCACAGTGTTAGCCCCTTGggaggcctgacaccaggccaagGAATATCTGGCCTCCATCCAGGCCTTGCCTGTGGCCTTGGGGCAAGATCCTGCAGGGTCACCTGGCAGGCAACATTGAGTGGGTAGAGGAGAGCTGCCCCACGCTGGTGGCTGCCCCTGGAGACAGTGCTCTCGGGCTCTTGTctgtcctgcagcctgtggcccAGCCCAGCTCACCCCCTCATGGTTTCCCTGTGATGGTCTGCTCAAGGGGCACTGCTTTGGGGTGACCAATTTTTGGTCCCCTGAGACTCTGAGCACGAGgtcctttggtttttttttttggctgcgttgggtctttgctgcgtgtgggcttcctccagttgcagggagcagggctactcttcgttgcagtgcacgggcttctcattgcggtggcttctcctgttgtggagcaccggctctaggcgcacaggcttcagtagttgcggcacgcgggctcagtacttgtgggtcgtgggctctagagcgcaggctcagtagttgtggcgcacggacttagttgctccgcggcatgtgggatcttcccggaccagggctcaaacccgtgtctcctgtattggcaggcagattcttaaccacagcgccaccagggaagtccaggaggtCCTTTCTTAATCCTTCACTTAGGCTGGGAGGTagcagccctggggcaggaaggggtgGGCACTTAGAGCCCTCACCCCACAGCTCAACCTCAGGAAGGTGTCCCTCTTGCTGAAGACTCCCTATCCCGGGACCCAGGCACAGCTGGGAGCCCGGCCCAGCATGGGGGCCAAAGAACCCTGAACTGGAGGGCCCCTGTGGCCCAGATCTGGCTGGGAACCACCACCCACAAGCCAGGTGGAGGAGGTGTGAACAGGATGGGATAAGCCAGTGCCCCAGGCTGTGAGGGGGCGAAGGACCTTCCTGTCCAAGGGACTACACGGCAAAAGCCACACAAAGGGCTTAGCTCAGACTGGGAAATAACCTGCCAGCAGGAGACTCCCAGCAAGCAGGTCCCATTCCTGGAGCTGCTCCTTCTGGGAGAGAGTTCCTCACCCCAGCAACCTCACACAGCACCTGGTGTCTGGGGCAGATCTGGGGGCTGAGGGTGGGCTTGAGGGTGCAAGGAATGTGGTTTTGAAGGACCAGGCTGTCTGTGTGCCCTCAGTGCTCACAGGAGATGCAGGAGAAAGGGCCCAGCAGCAAAGCTTCCCTGTTCACAGGCTGAGGCAAGCCACCTAATCTTCATTTCCCAACCTGTGAAATGAGGTGACACAAGAACCCACTCCAGTGGGCTATGAGGCTGGAATGATGTAATGTCTGTAAGGCACTTAGAACAATGCTTTGCACAGGGTGAACCCTCACAGGAGGCTGCTGGCAGTGCCCCAGGGTCCCAGGTAGTTCCTAGAGCGGGCAGAGCCCAGGAGCTGGGCCCTGAGGGGACTCAGTGTCCTGGAAATCTGACCTCCAGGAATGGCGTCTGCTCATTGACTGCACCCCAAGTCTTGTCCCCATCCCCTTTCAcgaggaggaaggggacaggCTACTCTGAACTGAAAGAAGGGCATGGAGACCTGTACCCAGGAGGGGCAGGGACCCCTCTCTTGTGCCACACAGCACAAGGTGGACAGCAGGTAGCCCAGCCAGAAAAGTTGGTTGAGCTGGGCCTGTGTCCCCTGGGGCTGTGAGCCTGGAGAATCCACCAGCCCCAGTGGACCACTGGTCCCCCACCCTGGCCCCGCCTGTTCACAGGTAGCTGGAATAAGTCGGCAGCCTCAGTTCCTGGAACTGAGACCTGAGGGGGGGGGCGGGGTCTCTGAGCTGAGAGAAGACCAGCAAGGCTGGAGGGAAGTGAGCAGGTGGAGAGTGGCTAGAGAGGCAGGCAGATGCCTGGAGGGAGCTCAGCTGCATTTAACCAAGATCTTGAAGGCTGCAGGGAGGAGGCCGATGGCAGGGGACCTTGCCTTTGCAGCACTGGGGCAAAGGGGCAGAATGATGTGGGCAGATCTTTGAGCAGTCGGGAGACAAAAGAATCAACTTCCAGGGTGATCCCCCACCAACCTGGACACACAGGCCAGGGCCAGGGAGAGCCCCAGGAGGTGACTGGGTCTGCATATCAGAGGAGAGATGTGAGCTGAGTGTGGAGACTCCAGGTCACCATATGCTGCGCACAGCCAGAGCCTCTGTGCCCAGCTGGAAGCCACTCAGCCTCAGGCAGCCTTCACCATCTGGCATCGTCCTGAGCCTGGGATCATCACAAAATGTGCCCTGGACAATGGCCTCAGACACAGGCCAAGTGAGCAAAGGGTGAGGTGGTGGCCACTCCTGGGACAGGGCTTGGCCAACCTCCAGCCCCATCACAGAGGCCCTCAGGCAGCTGCCCTCCagggcccccccgcccccacttcCTTGAGGCCTCTCCTCACCCACTATTGCACAAGCGTCCTCTGGTTTTTCCATGTCCTTGTGTAGGTGATGAATGGCAATCAGAGcttagtacacacacacagagtcactcCTGACAAATGGGTCTCTCTCCTTTTAGCCAACAAAGAGAAATCTGTTTTTCGGGTTGTGCCCTCAGCCTTCACAGCAAACACGATCTGAGCTGAGGATGCCAGAGTATTTTTCTCACTGACATTCTACTTCCTACGTGTTCTCAGATTCCCTGGACCAGGATCCTTTGTATAAGTCACAGAATCGGGGAGGTCTGAGGATCTCCTGCCTCCTTAAGATCTGGCAACAGAGCCAAGGAGAGAGATGCAGGCACAGCGGAGAACTAGCCGAAAAGGACAATGGGAGGGCCACAGAGAACACCTAGGATCGTGGACAAACGTAGCCTAGGCCAACAGAGTGGGTGAACCATGGACAACATGGTGGCCCCTGGTGTGGCCTTGTAGCTCTTCTCTTCCCACGCCCATCTGGCGAATATCCCTAAGAGTAACCTCCCCTCTGCTCAGATTGGTCTAGGCCCTGACGCCTGACACTCCCCAACTGTTGTCACTTTTGTTTCCTCGGCCTGGCCAGCCACTCCCACTTATTCCTCCATTGGCTGGGCCTGGCCCGGTGGCCCCACTTGGCCACAGGACTGTCATCTCCCGAGTGACCTCCAGAGATGGGCCATCCCAGCGCCCCTGCTCAGCAGCCGGCAGTAGCTTGCCGCCCAACCCCCCGCTGAAAAGCGATCTAGGGCTCAAGCTCTCGGGCCAACAGGCCTGTCTGTCCCTGGCGGCCCTCCAGGCTGACCGCACCCTGGagccccgcctccagcccactatCCTCGCGGCCCGAGGGAACACCCCCCGACCCAGGGCTGTGATCGGGGAGGTAAAGAAACATCCGCGACCGGGGCCGGGGCGCGGGGCGAAGCTGTGCCCGCGTGCCGTCAGCTAAAGGCCGCAGACCTTCAGGGcgactcagctcccagcctcggAGATCCGGAGACACTCAGGAAGTTTTCCGGACCCGCTCGTGAGGGAGGAACCCAACTCGCCGGGGCGGGAACCCGCGACGCCGGCAGGGAGCTCGGGGCCTGACCTCACAGAGAGAGAACCGAGGAGGCTGGGGGGAGCGGCGCCGCTCACGCCCGGAATTCGTGCGGCGCGCGCTGATGGCGTCACTGCGCGCCCGGCCGGCGCAGGCCCGCGCATGCGCTCGGCCGGCAATCTGAAGGCCCCTCCTGCTCGCTGCCGTCAGACCCAGGTCCTCGGAGCGGATCGCCTGTGCCCCGACCTCGTCTGCAGCCTCCAACAGTCAGCGCTCGGCCGGCGCAGCCACCATCGCCCACCCTCCCCAACGTCCAACGCCCACGCTGGACGCTGCCACGGGCGCTCCTGACGCGCCTGCCTGAGGCTCACCCCTGTATCTTCCTCCCCGTGCAGCTTTTTGCTCTAAAGTCCCCAGTCTCAGCCACGGGAAAGGACATAGGGTCGCGGGATGGGACCAGGAGGTCCACCAGCCTCTCCACTGATGGCGCCGCCCAGTCCTCCACTAATGGCCTGCCTGGCCATCTCCAGCCCAGCCACCTGTTTCCAATCGTGGACTCAAGTAAGGCACGGTGACCATGGCACATCCCCATGAAGAGGCGCCCAGGGCAACCATATGGTGCATGCACACCCCTCTAAGTCCCCCACTCCCAGAGCCTGTCATTACCAACGCAGGAGAAGGAGTGGGGCCTGGGGCATGTCCCTCCAGAAGGCAGCAGTAAACACAGGTGGCACCCCTGGTCAGTGGGCCTCCTGCCAGGACCTTTCCTCCTCTCAGTCAGCCCCACTTCTCGGATGGGAAAACCCAGGCAGAGACAGAGGACCTCTCTGGGATCTATGGAGGCCCAGGTCTGCACAGTCCTCACCCTGCCCCACCTAATGAGGGAGCTGAAGATAAGCAGTTGGGGAGGCCGCAGGTGGCATCACATCAGCCGGCTCAGGGGTCCACACCCTGGGATGGGATTccaagggagagatggagggtcTGCAAGCAGTGGCTCCTCCCTGGCCTCGGACAGCATCCTCTTGGTCTGCGACCTGCTTCCTGGCCTTGTGGGATGGGGACGGGTGTGTGCCTTGCTCAGTGGGTAGGCCGGCACCAAGTCCACAATGGGTGAACAGAGCCAGACGTGGAGTGCAGAGGGGAACAGGATGGGGAGGAGCCGgccaggagaagggaaggggtcCCTGAGGACAGGCAGGGGCTGTGCCCTGACCTCCCGCAGAGGCTGGCAGAGGTGGAGGCTACAGCCAAGACCCAGGCTCCACTCACACCTGCTGGGCCAGGTGCACGCATAACCCGTTGGCCTGAGGGACCGAAGGGTTCATCCCTTCCTCTGGTTCTCGGGACCGGGCTTGGCCCAGTCACCGCTGGGAAAACCGAGACCAGCCCGGGGCCTGGACTGCAGAGGTCCAGCGGCCGCTCCACCGAGGGGTCCCCCGCGTGCGCGTCCCGCTGACAATTGAGCGGCCAAAGCAGATTAACCCTCGTGCTAATCCCCGCTAATGGTTTCAGAATCCCCGGCGCCGAGCGGCTAAGCCGGCCTTTCTCCGCGGCGCGGCCGGCCCTCCCCGGCGGCCTCAGCCCGCGGCCGCGCGATGCTATCTCGGCCCCGCCGCGCTAATCCCCGCGCTCGCTTTCTTCCCGGGCCCGCTCGAGATCGGCCGATTGGCCCTTGATTACGGCTGCTATCGAGGGCCTCTTTGTGCTGTGGGCCCTAAATCCCCTAATTCCGTGATAAAGGAGGCATTAGCGGGCGTTTGCTGCTGAGAAAGGCACCGGCATGAAAGAAAGCAATCAGGGGAATCCTGATGGCCTCGCCTGTCCCGCCGAGGAGGGGGCAGGAAAGGGGGCCCGGGTGGGCGctgcggggagagggagggtgggggccACTTCCCACCTTCATCCCGAGTCCGCCTTCCCCAGCCCCGAGCTGCGCCCAggacccctccccgcccccaccctggCTGCCGAGGGACCCCGCCTCCCCTCTGGCCTCACCTCCGCACTTGATGGGACCTAACCCCCAAACCGGCCTTGGACCTTGCTGGGCCTACCTTGTGCTCCGGCCTCTGACTGTCCAAAGCCCGTGGTTCCTCAGGACTTACCTGCAGATCCATTCCCTTGGCCCCTGATgctcctctgccccctcctcacccccCGGAGTTCCTGCCCCCCATCTGCCCCTGTCTCTTGGCACTGACCAGCTTTGACCAGTCCTGGAAGCATCTGGGTCCGCTCTTTAGTCGGGGAAACAGAAGGGAGGGCAGCCGGGAGCGACTGGGATTGTGGAGGGAGCGTGTGCGGGGGGAGGGGGCCTGAGACCCCTGGCGGCGGGCAGGTGGGGTGCGCAGGGAAGGCCCCTCTGCAGAAGCCACGCTGAACCCCAGGATGGGGCTGAGAGCACCGGGCTGGCTGCGAGCTGGGTGCAGTGGCGGAGCTGACCCAGAGCCTGGGCAGCtggaggaaggaggcagaggcCAGCTGGGGCAGGTGGACAGAGGTGTCAgagtccaggggctgggggagcacGGAGATAAGGCAGCTGATCCTCTTATCCTGAGCGTTTGGAGCAGGGGAGTGCCGTGATTAGATCTGTATGCAGAGCGCACCTGAGCCACGACAGCAGGCTCATTTTGGGGAGGGTCTCAGGCCAGGAGAGTAGCCGGGAGTATGTAGAAAGGCCATTGTGGGGGCCCAGGTGGCCGGCATCTGCATTGGCACTGAGGGGGTGGCAGAACTGGTGAGATTTGGGGGTGGCAGTAGGGGAGTGTCCAGCACTGCATGCAGTTTGAGGCTGGGGCAGCT from Pseudorca crassidens isolate mPseCra1 chromosome 12, mPseCra1.hap1, whole genome shotgun sequence includes the following:
- the SLC25A1 gene encoding tricarboxylate transport protein, mitochondrial, coding for MKVCLPRPSFPAGAGVGGRGQKSCGASCGGRAVSRACQGSSPHRVRRPEPGIPRRPRGALGAGRPRPPGREGAAPHAPGVGLRGRCPVGPARPLAGPPAHPAVVSRGLRAARGQGRARTTQGGAPERRGRPAPAHNRRRRRRQDRAQELGPEAAAGPRTPPAMPAPRALAAGAPAPGKAALTHPGKAILAGGLAGGIEICITFPTEYVKTQLQLDERSHPPRYRGIGDCVRQTVRNHGVLGLYRGLSSLLYGSIPKAAVRFGMFEFLSNHMRDAQGRLDSTRGLLCGLGAGVAEAVVVVCPMETIKVKFIHDQTSPSPKYRGFFHGVREIVREQGLKGTYQGLTATVLKQGSNQAIRFFVMTSLRNWYRGDNPNKPMNPLITGVFGAIAGAASVFGNTPLDVIKTRMQGLEAHKYRNTWDCGLQILRNEGPKAFYKGTVPRLGRVCLDVAIVFVIYDEVVKLLNKVWKTD